Proteins encoded by one window of Xenopus tropicalis strain Nigerian chromosome 6, UCB_Xtro_10.0, whole genome shotgun sequence:
- the gpr20 gene encoding G-protein coupled receptor 20 produces the protein MECLFNQKPVDINKSAVRMANSTYPYADVPSVGHPESPDDILYTRFYRLSLALMVINILIFLVGIVLNSLAIYVFCFRTKTKTTSVIYTINLVVTDLLVGLSLPTRIVMYYSAGNCKYCYFVHSFTYFVNMYCSILFLTCICVDRFMAIVQVEASRRWRNPNYAKLICICIWIFAIVVTFTILTTTINHPSCCLFQLFSLTAFEYFVPLIIITFYTLRIMWALSRSTLMNQSRERRMKAVQLLITVLIIFTVCFTPFHVSQVILCINSSISLDVNIVVYHVTVTLSSLNSCMDPIVYCFVTNNFQSTMRSIFRKYQPEPISVDIVNLHKTPKGSGTITTISNAIVSLPLQSSTLI, from the coding sequence ATGGAGTGTCTCTTTAACCAAAAGCCGGTGGACATCAACAAATCAGCCGTCCGGATGGCAAACAGCACCTACCCCTACGCCGACGTGCCCTCAGTTGGCCACCCAGAGAGCCCAGACGATATTTTATACACCCGATTTTACCGACTTTCCCTAGCGCTGATGGTCATCAATATCCTGATTTTCCTGGTTGGAATAGTACTGAACAGCTTGGCCATCTATGTGTTTTGCTTTCGGACAAAGACCAAAACGACATCCGTTATTTATACCATTAATTTGGTGGTGACGGACCTGCTGGTCGGCCTCTCACTGCCCACGCGCATCGTCATGTACTACAGCGCGGGCAACTGCAAGTATTGCTACTTTGTGCACAGCTTCACCTACTTTGTCAATATGTACTGCAGTATTCTCTTCTTGACCTGCATCTGCGTCGACCGCTTCATGGCCATCGTACAGGTGGAGGCCTCTCGGCGGTGGCGCAACCCCAACTACGCCAAACTGATCTGCATCTGCATCTGGATCTTCGCCATCGTTGTCACCTTCACCATCTTGACGACCACCATAAACCACCCGTCCTGTTGCCTCTTTCAGCTTTTCTCCCTGACGGCCTTTGAGTACTTTGTGCCTCTGATAATCATCACGTTCTACACCCTACGGATCATGTGGGCCTTGTCTAGATCGACGCTGATGAACCAGAGCCGGGAGAGGCGCATGAAGGCTGTGCAGCTCCTCATCACCGTCCTCATCATCTTCACCGTTTGCTTCACGCCGTTTCACGTAAGTCAGGTGATCCTCTGCATCAACTCCTCCATTTCTCTGGATGTCAATATTGTGGTTTATCATGTTACCGTCACCCTGAGCAGCCTCAACAGCTGCATGGACCCCATTGTCTACTGCTTCGTCACCAACAACTTCCAGTCAACCATGAGAAGCATCTTCAGGAAATACCAGCCGGAGCCAATCAGTGTAGACATAGTGAACCTTCACAAGACCCCCAAAGGGTCGGGCACCATTACCACCATATCCAACGCCATAGTAAGCCTCCCCCTACAGAGCAGCACCCTCATATAG